One genomic window of Thermococcus indicus includes the following:
- a CDS encoding DHH family phosphoesterase, translating to MRGKIRLKRFLERSRDKSFLLLCHHNADPDSLGSAIAFALYLKSIGVERVKIGVAQSVSSYAKRLLILSSVPLEKDPLVREDVVMIFDTSSLEQLEPIEIPRGKTVIVIDHHAEKEKPIRADIAVLDSSRTSTAEIVWELFKYLDFYDKKAVKALLAGIVTDTANFRFANAKTFKAVSEMLERFPIQMGEIFQLVAPVSDENIDQAKRMAILKACQRMEIRKFRKYLIAVSRVSAYESLACKTFLNLGADIAIVGSEKKGVRISARAKENLVKKGLHLGKIMEKVGPVIDGSGGGHAGAAGANGKRSLDEAIKLILKEIEKFLREVD from the coding sequence ATGAGGGGCAAAATAAGGCTTAAGCGCTTCCTTGAACGCTCAAGGGATAAATCTTTCCTCCTCCTCTGCCACCACAACGCCGACCCCGATTCCCTCGGCTCGGCGATAGCCTTCGCCCTCTACCTAAAATCAATCGGCGTTGAAAGGGTTAAAATCGGCGTCGCCCAGAGCGTCTCCTCCTACGCCAAGAGACTGCTCATCCTCTCATCCGTTCCGCTCGAAAAGGATCCCCTTGTTAGGGAAGACGTGGTTATGATCTTCGACACCTCCTCCCTCGAACAGCTCGAACCCATCGAGATTCCGCGCGGTAAGACCGTTATCGTCATCGACCACCATGCCGAGAAGGAGAAGCCGATCAGGGCTGATATAGCCGTCCTCGATTCATCACGAACCTCCACGGCCGAGATAGTCTGGGAGCTGTTTAAATACCTAGACTTCTATGACAAGAAGGCCGTTAAGGCACTCCTGGCCGGAATAGTCACCGACACGGCAAACTTCCGCTTTGCGAACGCGAAGACCTTCAAGGCAGTGAGCGAAATGTTGGAGCGCTTTCCAATTCAGATGGGGGAGATATTCCAGCTTGTGGCTCCTGTCAGCGACGAGAACATAGACCAGGCGAAGCGCATGGCCATCCTCAAGGCCTGCCAGAGAATGGAGATAAGGAAGTTCAGGAAGTACCTAATAGCCGTCTCCAGGGTTTCAGCCTACGAGTCCCTCGCCTGCAAGACGTTCCTGAACCTCGGCGCGGACATAGCCATAGTCGGAAGCGAGAAGAAGGGAGTGAGAATTTCCGCGAGGGCGAAGGAGAACCTCGTGAAGAAGGGCCTGCACCTCGGCAAAATCATGGAGAAGGTCGGGCCAGTCATAGACGGCTCGGGCGGCGGCCACGCTGGAGCTGCCGGGGCGAACGGGAAGAGGAGCCTCGACGAGGCGATAAAGCTCATCCTGAAGGAGATTGAGAAGTTTTTGAGGGAGGTTGATTGA
- a CDS encoding phosphate ABC transporter ATP-binding protein produces the protein MNSVSLAVETRNLHVYYGENHVIKGVNLKIPPKSVFALMGPSGCGKSTMLRTFNRLIELNADARVEGDVLLFGRRVYSPETDPIEIRKQVGMVFQYPNPFPHMTIYDNVAVGLKLNRLVRSREELDERVEWALRKAALWEEVKDRLDDYPSNLSGGQRQRLVIARALAMRPKVLLMDEPTANIDPVGTQKIEELLFELKEDYTIVLVTHSPAQAARVSDYVAFLYLGDLIEVGPTRKVFENPEHELTEQYVTGALG, from the coding sequence GTGAACTCAGTTTCATTGGCCGTTGAAACAAGAAATCTGCACGTATATTACGGTGAGAACCACGTGATAAAAGGGGTGAACCTCAAAATCCCTCCGAAGAGCGTGTTTGCCTTGATGGGGCCAAGCGGTTGCGGAAAGAGCACGATGTTGAGAACCTTCAACCGGCTGATAGAACTGAACGCCGATGCAAGGGTCGAAGGGGACGTCTTGCTCTTTGGCCGGAGGGTGTACTCTCCAGAGACGGACCCCATAGAGATAAGAAAACAGGTCGGAATGGTGTTCCAGTATCCAAATCCGTTCCCACACATGACGATATACGATAACGTGGCAGTTGGCCTTAAACTGAACCGGCTCGTGAGGTCAAGGGAAGAGCTCGATGAACGGGTGGAGTGGGCGTTGAGAAAGGCCGCGCTGTGGGAGGAAGTGAAGGACAGACTGGACGATTACCCCTCGAACCTCTCCGGTGGCCAGAGACAGCGTCTCGTCATAGCGAGAGCTCTCGCCATGAGGCCAAAGGTTCTTCTCATGGACGAGCCAACGGCCAATATAGACCCTGTGGGAACGCAGAAGATAGAAGAGCTCCTCTTCGAGCTGAAGGAGGATTACACTATCGTCCTCGTTACGCATTCCCCTGCCCAGGCGGCAAGGGTGAGCGACTACGTGGCGTTCCTCTATCTTGGCGACCTCATCGAGGTCGGTCCGACAAGGAAGGTCTTTGAAAACCCGGAGCACGAGCTTACCGAGCAGTACGTTACGGGGGCACTCGGATGA
- a CDS encoding aldo/keto reductase, with translation MGRDLNVIGSDNVTAIGLGTWGIGGYETPDYSRDKESVEALRYGLELGINLIDTAEFYGAGHSEELVGKAIRDFEREGLFIISKVWPTNFGYEKAKRAARASAKRLGTYIDLYLLHWPGDSWERIEETLHALEELVDDGLIRYIGVSNFDLELLRKSHEVMRKYEIVANEVKYSLKDRWPETSGLLEYMKREKIALIAYTPLEKGSLARNECLAEIGRKYGKSAAQVALNYLIWEDNVIAIPKAGSKAHIEENAGAMGWRLSKEDREKVKLCVG, from the coding sequence ATGGGACGGGATCTGAATGTTATCGGCTCGGATAATGTCACGGCAATCGGTTTGGGAACATGGGGCATCGGTGGTTACGAGACACCGGACTATTCCCGCGATAAGGAAAGTGTTGAAGCCCTGAGGTACGGCCTTGAGCTGGGGATCAATCTCATAGACACGGCGGAGTTCTACGGGGCCGGCCACAGCGAAGAACTCGTCGGGAAAGCCATCAGAGACTTCGAGAGGGAAGGACTCTTCATCATCAGCAAGGTCTGGCCGACGAACTTCGGCTATGAAAAAGCCAAGAGGGCCGCGAGGGCGAGCGCGAAGAGACTCGGCACGTACATAGACCTCTACCTCCTCCACTGGCCCGGCGATAGCTGGGAAAGGATAGAGGAAACCCTCCACGCGCTGGAAGAGCTTGTTGACGACGGCCTAATCCGATACATCGGCGTGAGCAACTTCGACCTGGAGCTTCTCAGGAAAAGCCATGAGGTGATGAGGAAGTACGAGATAGTTGCCAACGAGGTGAAGTACTCGCTCAAGGACCGCTGGCCCGAGACGAGCGGTCTGCTCGAGTACATGAAGCGCGAAAAGATTGCCCTCATAGCTTACACTCCGCTGGAGAAAGGCTCCCTAGCGAGGAACGAATGCCTGGCCGAGATTGGGAGGAAGTACGGCAAAAGCGCCGCCCAGGTTGCGCTAAACTACCTCATCTGGGAGGATAACGTTATCGCCATTCCAAAGGCGGGCAGTAAAGCCCATATCGAAGAGAACGCCGGTGCCATGGGTTGGAGACTGAGTAAAGAGGACAGGGAGAAGGTCAAGTTATGCGTCGGGTAG
- a CDS encoding sugar phosphate isomerase/epimerase family protein → MKLGITSSLVMELSGKGLSIDELGVSLVEVYMDDLPLLVGTSVDWGLVREISSLGIQLTVHAPTHTGKFSALDLGVKSGINIKTVERVMQIASSLDALKVVIHGGRIGKNYHRAYLNTKRQLEIIGSIADDFGVPVMLENLFGPSVGILPPELMSLLEPDMGICFDFGHAFLTAMELGINMDEFLTLCPMIDHLHIHDNNGSRDDHLPPGKGLIGIKFVKKVIETARPSTGILEVRNYSSLEEILRAIQVFENIPIAAR, encoded by the coding sequence GTGAAGCTGGGGATAACTTCGTCCCTCGTGATGGAACTTTCGGGGAAGGGTCTTTCCATTGACGAACTCGGTGTTTCGCTCGTTGAGGTTTACATGGACGATCTTCCACTCCTTGTGGGAACGTCCGTTGACTGGGGACTCGTGAGGGAAATAAGCTCCCTCGGTATCCAGCTGACGGTTCATGCCCCCACTCACACTGGAAAGTTCAGCGCACTTGACCTCGGAGTGAAATCAGGAATCAACATCAAGACGGTGGAGAGGGTTATGCAGATAGCGTCATCTCTGGATGCCCTCAAAGTGGTGATACACGGGGGCAGGATTGGGAAAAATTACCACCGGGCATACCTGAACACGAAGCGGCAACTGGAAATCATAGGCTCGATAGCAGACGACTTTGGGGTTCCCGTCATGCTGGAGAACCTTTTTGGTCCCTCCGTTGGTATTCTGCCCCCGGAACTGATGTCCCTGCTTGAGCCAGACATGGGGATATGCTTTGACTTTGGCCATGCCTTCCTGACTGCTATGGAGTTAGGCATCAACATGGACGAATTTTTGACGCTGTGTCCGATGATTGACCATCTTCACATCCATGACAACAATGGGAGCAGAGACGACCACCTTCCACCGGGTAAAGGGCTGATAGGAATCAAGTTCGTGAAGAAGGTCATTGAAACGGCGCGCCCCTCGACAGGAATCCTTGAGGTGAGGAACTATTCTTCCTTGGAGGAGATATTGAGGGCAATTCAGGTCTTTGAAAACATCCCTATCGCTGCGAGGTGA
- a CDS encoding DUF3194 domain-containing protein has product MDEGASGKRIIHIGLPELSEEQLIEVGEIAQETIIDHVFDALNRSDVKDIEVTMRINRNETLDLEVEVYLEVPIFVKVDVEGLIDEAVEKAYAAVERKLREIAGKG; this is encoded by the coding sequence ATGGACGAGGGAGCCAGCGGGAAAAGGATTATCCACATCGGTCTGCCGGAGCTGAGCGAGGAGCAGCTCATAGAGGTCGGTGAGATCGCGCAGGAGACGATAATAGATCACGTCTTTGATGCCCTCAACAGGAGCGACGTCAAGGACATCGAGGTGACGATGAGGATAAACCGGAACGAGACCCTCGACCTTGAGGTTGAGGTCTACCTGGAGGTCCCAATTTTCGTGAAGGTGGACGTTGAGGGGCTCATAGACGAGGCGGTTGAGAAGGCCTACGCGGCCGTTGAGAGGAAGCTGAGGGAGATTGCGGGCAAGGGTTAA
- a CDS encoding prefoldin subunit beta codes for MQNIPPQVQAMLGQLESYQQQLQLVIQQKQKVQLELTEAKKALEELEKVEDGTVIYKTVGTLIVKTDKAKAVEELKEKVETLEVRLNALERQEKKLNEKLKELTAKIQSAIRPTAG; via the coding sequence ATGCAGAACATTCCGCCCCAGGTCCAAGCCATGCTCGGCCAGCTTGAGAGCTACCAGCAGCAGCTCCAGCTCGTCATCCAGCAGAAGCAGAAGGTTCAGCTCGAGCTCACCGAGGCAAAGAAAGCTTTAGAAGAGCTTGAGAAGGTCGAGGATGGAACGGTCATCTACAAGACCGTTGGAACGCTTATCGTCAAGACCGACAAGGCTAAGGCCGTCGAGGAGCTGAAGGAGAAGGTCGAGACCCTTGAGGTCCGCCTAAACGCCCTTGAGAGGCAGGAGAAGAAGCTCAACGAGAAGCTCAAGGAGCTCACCGCGAAGATACAGTCTGCCATAAGGCCCACTGCGGGCTGA
- the pstS gene encoding phosphate ABC transporter substrate-binding protein PstS: MDNLRGSTETSSSPAPTSSATSVTSDTQKESPSGTTTITLRTTGATFPQYQIQKWIEIYMQSHPNIKIEYEGGGSGHGQEAFLKGLTHIGRTDPPVTEATWQKFLETGDQPLQFPEIVGAVVIAYNVPGVDELKLDGETLAMIFMGEIEYWDDDTIKSLNPGVNLPHEKIIVVHRSDSSGTTAIFTTYLSLVSDEFAEKVGAGKLVDWPVDKVGRGIGGKGNPGVVQALKSTKYSIAYTELSFAIEENLPVVALKNKAGKFVKPTDETIKAAVAGVKSFIPEPTEGYKEDLKQLLNAPGEDSYPIVAFTHLLVWQNKNGKHYPPEEAKAIKDFLMWILTEGQKPENLAPGYVGLPKDVAEIGLKAVQMIQEG; the protein is encoded by the coding sequence ATTGACAATTTAAGAGGGAGTACGGAAACGTCCTCAAGCCCTGCTCCGACATCTTCAGCCACGTCAGTTACTTCAGACACCCAGAAGGAAAGCCCCTCTGGAACGACCACCATAACACTCCGCACCACGGGAGCCACTTTTCCACAGTACCAGATTCAGAAGTGGATTGAAATATACATGCAATCCCATCCAAACATCAAGATTGAATACGAAGGAGGCGGAAGCGGGCACGGGCAGGAGGCTTTTCTGAAAGGTCTCACGCACATAGGCCGAACAGATCCTCCAGTTACTGAGGCTACATGGCAGAAGTTTCTCGAAACGGGTGACCAGCCCCTCCAGTTCCCGGAAATAGTCGGTGCCGTTGTCATAGCCTACAACGTTCCCGGCGTTGATGAGCTCAAACTCGACGGAGAAACCCTTGCCATGATTTTCATGGGCGAAATCGAATACTGGGACGATGATACGATAAAATCCCTCAACCCCGGTGTCAACCTGCCCCACGAGAAGATTATCGTTGTCCACAGGAGTGATTCGAGCGGAACCACTGCGATATTCACTACCTATCTGAGTCTCGTCAGCGATGAGTTCGCCGAGAAGGTGGGTGCCGGAAAGCTCGTGGACTGGCCGGTTGATAAAGTGGGAAGGGGGATTGGAGGTAAGGGTAACCCCGGTGTTGTCCAGGCCCTGAAGAGCACGAAATACAGCATCGCATATACGGAGCTTTCCTTTGCGATAGAGGAGAACCTACCAGTTGTCGCGCTTAAGAATAAGGCTGGAAAATTCGTCAAGCCAACTGATGAGACCATAAAGGCCGCCGTCGCAGGCGTCAAGTCCTTCATACCCGAGCCGACAGAGGGGTACAAAGAAGACCTCAAGCAACTACTAAACGCTCCAGGTGAGGACTCCTACCCGATAGTGGCCTTCACCCACCTGCTCGTCTGGCAGAACAAGAACGGGAAGCACTACCCCCCTGAAGAGGCCAAGGCCATAAAGGACTTCCTCATGTGGATACTCACCGAGGGTCAAAAACCTGAGAACCTCGCGCCGGGCTACGTTGGACTTCCAAAGGATGTTGCCGAGATAGGCCTTAAGGCGGTTCAGATGATCCAGGAGGGCTGA
- the pstC gene encoding phosphate ABC transporter permease subunit PstC → MAKRKIDTFDALTFPVVLMVFLLFAGMLFVFFTKALPAFERYGLGVYLENVWKAAEIPEEEVYGIAAALWGSVYTSVVAVTIALPISIAFSIFVDYAPKRVRHVLVVLSDVMAGLPTIIYGIWGAFVLVPFLRDWVMKPLYDHLSFVPLFNYPPVGGYSYLSAGVLLAIMITPFVSAVVREAYSMVPFTYREAVYALGATRFEATKILIGYIKPAIISGVILGFGRAVGETVAVSLVIGNTFNMTFKLFAPGYTISSLIANQFGNAFIYHHMTSVLFAAGLALFLIGFAINMAGLRALRRWEENVQL, encoded by the coding sequence ATGGCAAAGAGAAAGATTGACACCTTTGACGCCCTTACCTTTCCCGTCGTGTTGATGGTGTTCCTGCTCTTTGCCGGCATGCTCTTCGTCTTCTTTACAAAAGCCCTGCCGGCATTTGAGCGCTACGGTCTGGGTGTTTACCTGGAAAACGTATGGAAGGCCGCTGAGATACCCGAGGAAGAAGTTTACGGCATAGCAGCGGCGCTGTGGGGCAGTGTCTACACATCTGTGGTAGCGGTGACGATAGCATTGCCGATATCGATAGCATTCTCAATCTTTGTTGATTATGCCCCAAAGAGAGTAAGACATGTCCTTGTTGTGCTCTCCGATGTCATGGCCGGCTTGCCGACGATAATCTACGGCATATGGGGTGCCTTCGTGCTGGTTCCCTTTCTTAGGGACTGGGTGATGAAGCCCCTTTACGATCACCTTTCCTTCGTTCCCCTTTTCAACTATCCTCCCGTTGGGGGCTACAGCTACCTCTCGGCGGGGGTTCTACTGGCGATTATGATAACACCCTTCGTTTCAGCCGTTGTTAGAGAGGCGTACAGCATGGTGCCTTTCACATATCGGGAGGCGGTCTATGCCCTTGGAGCCACCAGGTTTGAGGCCACGAAGATACTCATCGGCTACATCAAGCCCGCTATAATATCGGGAGTAATCCTTGGATTTGGAAGGGCAGTAGGCGAGACGGTGGCGGTTTCTCTCGTCATCGGAAATACGTTCAACATGACGTTTAAGCTCTTTGCCCCTGGCTACACGATTTCATCACTAATAGCGAACCAGTTCGGCAACGCGTTCATCTACCACCATATGACGTCCGTACTTTTTGCAGCGGGTCTCGCACTGTTCCTGATAGGGTTTGCAATTAACATGGCGGGCCTCAGAGCACTGAGGAGGTGGGAGGAGAATGTTCAGCTTTAA
- a CDS encoding tRNA-binding protein, translating into MWDTSKDYRLLVAEKAVELFLKTVEHAKFKGKWNKKGAIQLAKEMIPEIQAMRYSYVEPKELIETPQMKALKEKASGIIEALGGEDWHHKFISLADKSEREKVEEQVAKVRFFLNTVLGLERRLALGKINDPVIAVDIKVGEVMSVGKHPNADRLLVTNVNIGDRAITVVTNDLTVKEGNRVAVALLPPANFRGIVSEGMFLGAGEGVLKDVKGEIGGLPKGVPLEAFNETRNLVEAFLKG; encoded by the coding sequence ATGTGGGACACGAGCAAGGATTACCGCTTACTGGTGGCGGAAAAGGCAGTGGAGCTGTTTCTGAAGACGGTGGAGCACGCGAAGTTCAAGGGGAAGTGGAACAAGAAGGGAGCGATTCAGCTGGCGAAGGAGATGATTCCGGAGATACAGGCGATGAGGTACAGCTACGTAGAACCAAAGGAGCTGATTGAGACTCCTCAGATGAAAGCTTTGAAGGAGAAGGCCAGCGGTATAATCGAGGCCCTCGGCGGAGAGGACTGGCACCACAAGTTCATCAGCCTGGCGGATAAGAGCGAGCGCGAGAAGGTCGAGGAGCAGGTAGCCAAAGTCCGCTTCTTCCTGAACACGGTGCTCGGCCTCGAGAGACGCCTCGCCCTCGGAAAGATAAACGACCCCGTCATAGCGGTCGACATCAAGGTCGGCGAAGTCATGAGCGTCGGGAAGCACCCGAACGCCGACAGGCTTCTGGTTACCAACGTGAACATCGGTGACAGGGCGATAACAGTTGTCACCAACGACCTGACGGTGAAGGAAGGAAACCGCGTTGCCGTTGCCCTGCTCCCGCCGGCCAACTTCCGCGGAATAGTCAGCGAGGGCATGTTCCTGGGAGCGGGAGAGGGAGTCCTCAAGGACGTGAAGGGAGAAATAGGCGGCCTGCCCAAGGGAGTTCCGCTCGAGGCCTTCAACGAGACGAGGAATTTAGTGGAGGCGTTTCTGAAGGGGTGA
- a CDS encoding HEPN domain-containing protein, with the protein MVSEEVQILLKDAHESLNAAKILFERGFYRDAISRAYYAMFYAASALLRARGIVTKSHRGVIAKFGLEFVNTGVVEKYYAKALSLAETSREKADYDPTYRPSREEAESIVEDAEHFIERIEKALEEMK; encoded by the coding sequence TTGGTTAGCGAGGAAGTCCAGATTCTGCTGAAGGATGCCCATGAATCACTTAATGCTGCTAAGATACTCTTTGAGAGGGGTTTCTATAGAGATGCCATAAGCAGGGCGTACTATGCAATGTTTTACGCTGCAAGTGCACTCCTCAGGGCGAGGGGAATAGTAACGAAAAGCCACAGAGGAGTCATTGCGAAATTTGGTCTTGAGTTTGTGAACACCGGTGTTGTTGAGAAATACTATGCAAAAGCCTTATCCCTGGCCGAGACCAGCAGAGAAAAGGCGGATTACGACCCAACTTACCGTCCAAGCCGAGAAGAGGCAGAATCTATCGTCGAAGATGCCGAACACTTCATAGAGCGCATAGAAAAGGCTCTGGAGGAGATGAAATGA
- a CDS encoding aldehyde ferredoxin oxidoreductase family protein yields the protein MMGYHNRLARVNLSRGKVTYEELPDEVIRKFIGGKGLGYYLIYREVPPGTDPLSPANKFVFAPGGLTGLIPGSSKVIAVSKSPETGLISDSSGGDAFGPKLKGHFDALVIEGKAEEPVYLHVHDGKVEIRDASHLWGKGNYEVARRLWKEHPKASMALIGPAGERLSRIANVVYDTERASGRGGLGAVLGSKKVKAVVVEPGEKPKVANPEEFQRLWEEFYEHFATDPKYEHTRNYGTSDALRSAASLGMSPAYNFSRPYIPDELASKLAGDEVKKYEVEPEWFVHGKSCPIKCARYVEVEYKGRKIRVKPEYESIAMLGASTGVFNFPAVAYFNWLVNDLGLDSIATGNTIAWLFEMVEKGLISEDEIGLPVKGFGDEEAEERLIRLMAERKGFGAILADGVKRTCERLGRGCEFAVHVKGMESPAWDPRGRRTYALSYATADVGASHLRGWPRPHQLPNQGPAKELVPSMIEGRDESYITDMLGTCKFVSYKMEDLARFYSLATGEEWTVEKLRKVAQAVESIARIHDALDWVTPPLDDTIPPRWWEPESEGPAEGNAAFIDYNDFIEARREFYRLRGWHEELGVPLPETMEELGYPEFKGDAERALEVVKKRMGFRQD from the coding sequence ATGATGGGATACCACAACAGGCTCGCGAGGGTGAACCTTAGCAGGGGAAAGGTAACCTACGAGGAACTGCCCGACGAGGTGATAAGGAAGTTCATAGGTGGAAAGGGCCTCGGCTACTACCTTATTTACAGGGAGGTTCCACCGGGGACAGATCCACTCAGTCCGGCCAACAAGTTCGTCTTTGCTCCGGGCGGACTAACAGGATTAATTCCGGGTTCGAGCAAGGTCATAGCGGTGAGCAAGAGCCCCGAGACGGGACTAATCAGCGACTCCAGTGGGGGAGACGCTTTCGGCCCAAAGCTCAAGGGCCACTTCGACGCGCTCGTAATCGAGGGGAAGGCTGAAGAGCCAGTTTACCTCCACGTCCACGATGGAAAAGTCGAGATTAGAGACGCGAGCCACCTCTGGGGGAAGGGCAACTATGAGGTTGCCAGAAGGCTCTGGAAGGAACACCCGAAGGCGAGCATGGCCCTGATAGGCCCTGCAGGCGAGAGACTCAGCAGGATCGCCAACGTGGTTTACGACACCGAGAGGGCCAGCGGAAGGGGCGGCCTTGGAGCGGTTCTCGGAAGCAAGAAAGTTAAAGCTGTGGTTGTCGAACCGGGCGAGAAGCCCAAGGTAGCCAACCCAGAGGAGTTCCAGAGGCTATGGGAGGAGTTCTACGAGCACTTCGCCACAGACCCGAAGTACGAGCACACGAGGAACTACGGCACGAGCGATGCCCTCAGGAGTGCCGCCTCGCTCGGCATGAGCCCCGCCTACAACTTCTCGAGGCCATACATCCCGGACGAGCTCGCGAGCAAATTAGCCGGAGACGAGGTCAAGAAGTATGAAGTCGAGCCGGAATGGTTCGTCCACGGCAAGAGCTGTCCGATTAAGTGCGCCCGCTACGTTGAGGTGGAATACAAGGGCAGAAAAATCCGCGTCAAGCCGGAATACGAGAGCATAGCCATGCTTGGAGCCTCAACAGGAGTTTTCAACTTTCCAGCGGTGGCCTACTTCAACTGGCTCGTGAACGACCTTGGATTGGACAGCATAGCCACTGGAAACACGATAGCGTGGCTCTTTGAGATGGTCGAGAAAGGTCTGATAAGCGAAGACGAGATAGGCCTCCCCGTTAAGGGCTTCGGTGATGAGGAAGCGGAGGAAAGGCTCATCAGGCTGATGGCAGAGAGGAAGGGCTTTGGGGCAATTTTGGCGGACGGCGTTAAAAGGACCTGCGAGAGGCTCGGCAGGGGCTGTGAGTTCGCCGTCCACGTGAAGGGAATGGAGAGCCCCGCATGGGACCCGCGTGGAAGGAGAACCTACGCTTTGAGCTACGCCACCGCTGACGTCGGAGCGAGCCATCTGAGGGGCTGGCCGAGACCGCACCAACTTCCGAACCAGGGGCCGGCAAAGGAACTGGTGCCTTCGATGATAGAGGGCAGGGACGAGAGCTACATCACCGACATGCTCGGAACCTGTAAGTTTGTGTCCTACAAGATGGAGGATCTGGCCAGGTTCTACTCCCTGGCAACTGGCGAGGAGTGGACGGTTGAAAAGCTCAGGAAGGTCGCCCAGGCGGTTGAGAGCATCGCCAGAATACACGACGCTCTCGACTGGGTTACGCCTCCACTCGACGACACCATTCCACCGCGCTGGTGGGAGCCGGAATCAGAGGGGCCAGCGGAGGGCAACGCGGCTTTCATAGACTACAACGACTTCATTGAAGCAAGAAGGGAGTTCTACAGGCTGAGGGGCTGGCATGAAGAGCTCGGAGTTCCGCTACCGGAGACCATGGAGGAGCTCGGCTATCCAGAGTTCAAGGGCGACGCGGAGAGGGCGTTGGAGGTCGTAAAGAAGAGAATGGGGTTCAGGCAGGACTGA
- a CDS encoding Ntn hydrolase family protein: protein MTLVLALKWIWDKEKNHDAVLMVSDSRVTYGPVTYEAKKIHSVFVNGIPVAIAGGSGDAAIVKYGYHVVDEVAQKYMENGDRGTTLTQEEFRELVGEVEKALIKRFRELREMGIDVSFNMILSSVDPEGRASIYHFDSRGLAEPVHDTPGFAIIGSGSITGGLLLLRLLGYSPSVELNWGLLSTFIVDMVSEIDPSVGPFVGESWLMRVENEKVALGQIKDEALREFKEQVRKRKELIQELMFLCDVLGEEKVEEVLFSSLMEVDEDDRREGDDKGQS, encoded by the coding sequence GTGACATTAGTTTTGGCATTGAAATGGATTTGGGACAAGGAGAAAAACCACGATGCCGTTTTGATGGTCTCGGACTCCAGAGTCACCTACGGCCCTGTAACGTATGAGGCCAAGAAGATTCATTCGGTATTTGTCAATGGCATCCCGGTGGCAATAGCCGGCGGTTCTGGAGATGCCGCAATCGTCAAATACGGATATCACGTTGTTGATGAAGTCGCCCAAAAATACATGGAAAATGGGGATAGAGGTACAACGCTCACTCAGGAAGAGTTTCGAGAACTTGTTGGTGAGGTAGAAAAGGCCCTGATTAAACGGTTCAGGGAGCTCAGGGAAATGGGAATTGACGTGAGCTTTAACATGATCCTGTCGAGTGTGGACCCTGAAGGCAGGGCTTCAATATATCACTTCGACAGCAGAGGACTCGCGGAGCCTGTTCACGATACCCCGGGGTTCGCGATAATCGGCTCGGGCTCCATAACCGGTGGTCTCTTGCTCCTCAGGCTTCTCGGCTACTCGCCGAGCGTGGAACTTAACTGGGGTCTGCTCTCCACGTTTATAGTGGACATGGTCAGCGAAATTGACCCGTCTGTCGGCCCATTCGTCGGCGAGAGCTGGCTCATGAGGGTTGAAAATGAAAAGGTAGCCCTAGGCCAGATAAAGGACGAAGCCCTGAGAGAGTTCAAAGAGCAAGTCAGAAAACGGAAAGAGCTAATTCAGGAGCTCATGTTCCTCTGTGATGTCCTTGGCGAGGAGAAAGTTGAAGAGGTTCTTTTCAGTTCCCTAATGGAGGTTGATGAAGATGACAGACGTGAGGGAGATGATAAGGGACAAAGTTAA
- a CDS encoding nucleotidyltransferase domain-containing protein — MGHREVAEAFARDVRKLLGDNLVETILFGSVARGEQSEESDVDILVVVRDYPWEAQKKLADLVVDYLLKYGIYVSPKAISLEEFEFMKRINSSFYINISREGIPVG, encoded by the coding sequence ATGGGACACAGGGAAGTCGCCGAGGCCTTTGCAAGGGACGTTCGAAAGCTGTTGGGGGATAACCTTGTGGAGACAATACTCTTTGGTTCCGTGGCCCGGGGAGAGCAGAGCGAGGAAAGCGATGTGGATATTCTTGTGGTTGTAAGAGATTATCCCTGGGAAGCCCAGAAAAAGCTCGCTGACCTCGTGGTGGATTATCTGCTAAAATACGGCATTTATGTCTCTCCGAAAGCCATTAGCCTTGAGGAGTTCGAATTCATGAAGCGCATAAACTCCTCCTTTTACATCAACATAAGCAGGGAGGGAATACCTGTTGGTTAG